Proteins from a genomic interval of Trichoderma breve strain T069 chromosome 2, whole genome shotgun sequence:
- a CDS encoding methyltransferase domain-containing protein gives MASPIDNAKSPPTSPKGKEKSPAVSPRHSPSQSAGPMTPLAGLVAGDADNPVPVQVDHDAYPDDPADVDSTYGSDQDSAYTGSITSSIYNYQYENGRRYHAYREGQYVLPNDQQEQERLDLQHHIWRLLIGGRLFTAPLPSPTDEGDELRILDLGTGTGIWAIDIADEFPNASVFGVDLSPIQPEWVPNNCRFHVDDYEDQWTYHEDEKFDYIHGRALSGTSADWPRFYQQVMENLKPGGWLEMQEYDAWIFSDDDSCDRAPWTMEWVDKLDAASRMYGKQINVARYQKQWIIDAGFEDVEEKVYRIPIGPWAKDPTLKELGKFELTHMQMSVDSHTPALFTRVLNYSKDQADVLMEGVKREFRSRDLRLITTYRFIVGRKPLNWQGGGGGV, from the exons ATGGCGTCTCCCATTGACAATGCAAAGTCGCCGCCCACTTCTCCCAAGGGCAAGGAAAAATCCCCAGCCGTTTCGCCGCGGCATTCTCCGTCGCAGTCTGCCGGGCCAATGACGCCGCTGGCCGGCCTCGTGGCTGGCGATGCCGACAATCCTGTGCCGGTCCAAGTCGAT CACGACGCATATCCCGATGACCCGGCAGATGTCGACTCGACCTATGGCTCCGATCAAGACTCGGCTTACACCGGCTCCATCACGTCGTCCATCTACAACTACCAGTATGAGAACGGCCGTCGCTATCACGCCTACAGAGAGGGCCAGTACGTGCTGCCCAACGACCAGCAGGAACAGGAGCGGCTCGACCTCCAGCATCACATATGGCGCCTCCTAATCGGCGGCCGCCTCTTCACAGCGCCTCTACCGTCGCCTACCGACGAGGGGGACGAGCTGCGCATCCTGGACCTGGGCACCGGCACGGGCATCTGGGCCATTGACATTGCCGACGAGTTCCCCAACGCGTCCGTCTTCGGCGTCGACCTGTCGCCGATCCAGCCCGAGTGGGTGCCCAACAACTGCCGCTTCCACGTCGACGACTACGAGGACCAGTGGACGTACCACGAGGACGAAAAGTTCGACTACATACACGGGCGGGCGCTCAGCGGCACGTCGGCCGACTGGCCGCGGTTCTACCAGCAGGTGATGGAGAATCTGAAGCCCGGCGGGTGGCTCGAGATGCAAGAGTACGATGCATGGATCTTTAGCGACGACGATAGCTGTGACCGGGCGCCGTGGACGATGGAATGGGTTGATAAGCTGGATGCCGCGAGCAGGATGTACGGCAAGCAGATTAATGTGGCGCGGTATCAGAAGCAGTGGATCATCGACGCAGGTTTCGAGGACGTGGAGGAGAAGGTATACAGA ATACCAATCGGACCATGGGCCAAGGATCCTACGCTAAAGGAGCTGGGCAAGTTTGAGCTCACGCACATGCAAATGTCTGTCGACTCGCACACGCCAGCGCTCTTCACCCGCGTGTTGAATTATTCCAAAGACCAGGCGGACGTGCTGATGGAGGGCGTCAAGCGGGAGTTTCGAAGTCGGGACCTCAGGCTGATTACTACTTATCGGTTCATCGTGGGGAGGAAACCGCTCAACTGGCAAggcggagggggaggggtgtAG
- a CDS encoding regulator of chromosome condensation (RCC1) repeat domain-containing protein yields MPPKVAKPAASKAASDAKKPAATKASAKATSKTAATTKATTTKAAKKDEKPAKASAKAVVKDKTDEKTEDEKPVTNGAPAVKRKASETEDEQEDVVMEEPQPKKSKTDKEPRAAPAKAKKPSFPEIGKKINDAPTQVLDIYVFGEGTSGELGLGSKRINGKKPIDVKRPRLNDNLSAKTVGVVQIACGGMHVVALTRDNKILTWGVNDQGALGRDTNWDGGLRDLDKADDSDSEDEDDTGINPKESTPTALSEEDFAPGTKFVQVVASDSASFVLTEDGRVYGWGTFRSSDGILGFTEHVRVQTRPTLVAGLKNIKALAAGANHILALDTKNNVVAWGCGQQNQLGRRIIERNKMSSLIPQGVGLPRGKIAKIACGSYHSFAIDNKGAVWGWGLNNFGEIGVESNAGEDDAVILKPVKITFLADHTVTGIEGGIHHSLACTEKGELFAWGRVDGYQVGFELEAIEKVDKEYVIRDERGTARILIKPTKHEGISDIVSVAAGTDNSFAISKDGKAYSWGFSSNYQTGQGTIDDIHVPTFIDNTATRDKKIIAAGAGGQFSVLIGLAEDVPTTNGEVNGAH; encoded by the exons ATGCCTCCCAAGGTCGCAAAGCCCGCTGCCTCCAAGGCGGCTTCAGATGCCAAGAAGCCTGCCGCGACCAAGGCCAGCGCAAAGGCGACATCCAAGACCGCCGCTACCACCAAGGCGACAACAACCAAAGCCgccaagaaggatgagaagccagccaaggccagcgcaaaggccgtcgtcaaggacaagacTGACGAAAAGactgaagatgagaagccCGTGACAAATGGCGCCCCCGCCGTCAAGCGAAAGGCTTCAGAAACGGAGGACGAGCAGGAAGACGTCGTCATGGAAGAGCCCCagcccaagaagagcaagactGACAAGGAGCCACGCGCCGCAccggccaaggccaagaagccctCTTTTCCCGAGATTGGAAAGAAGATCAACGACGCTCCCACGCAAGTTCTGGACATTTACGTCTTTGGCGAAGGTACTTCAGGCGAGCTCGGACTGGGAAGCAAGCGCATCAACGGCAAGAAGCCCATCGATGTGAAGCGTCCTCGACTCAACGACAACCTCTCGGCCAAGACAGTCGGAGTTGTACAGATCGCATGCGGCGGTATGCATGTCGTTGCGCTTACTCGCGATAACAAGATTCTCACTTGGGGCGTGAATGACCAGGGCGCTCTGGGTCGAGACACAAACTGGGATGGTGGATTGCGGGACCTCGACAAGGCTGACGACTCCGACtcagaggatgaagacgacaccggcatcaaccccaaggagAGCACGCCGACCGCCCTGTCTGAGGAAGACTTTGCCCCCGGCACCAAGTTTGTTCAGGTCGTTGCTAGTGACAGCGCCTCCTTTGTGCTCACGGAAGACGGACGTGTCTATGGATGGGGTACCTTCCGATCCAGCGATGGTATTCTGGGCTTTACGGAACACGTCAGGGTTCAGACGCGACCTACTCTCGTTGCTGGCCTGAAGAACATCAAGGCTCTCGCCGCCGGAGCCAACCACATCCTCGCGCTCGACACCAAGAACAACGTTGTGGCCTGGGGATGCGGCCAGCAGAACCAGCTCGGCCGACGCATCATTGAGCGCAACAAGATGTCTTCTCTGATTCCCCAGGGAGTCGGCCTGCCTCGAGGCAAGATTGCCAAGATTGCCTGCGGCTCGTACCACAGCTTCGCCATTGATAACAAGGGAGCCGTTTGGGGCTGGGGCTTGAACAACTTTGGCGAGATTGGTGTTGAGAGCAACGCCGGCGAGGACGATGCCGTCATCCTCAAGCCCGTCAAGATCACCTTCCTCGCCGACCACACCGTCACGGGTATTGAGGGTGGTATCCATCACTCTCTGGCATGCACCGAGAAGGGAGAGCTGTTTGCCTGGGGCCGTGTGGACGGTTACCAGGTTGGTTTTGAACTCGAGGCCATCGAAAAGGTCGACAAGGAGTACGTCATCCGGGACGAGAGAGGCACTGCTAGGATCCTCATTAAGCCCACCAAGCACGAAG GTATCTCTGATATCGTGTCGGTTGCTGCCGGTACCGACAACAGCTTTGCTATTAGCAAGGACGGTAAGGCATACTCCTGGGGCTTTTCGAGCAACTACCAGACTGGCCAGGGCACCATCGACGACATCCATGTCCCTACCTTTATCGACAACACTGCCACcagagacaagaagattATTGCTGCCGGCGCTGGTGGACAGTTCTCTGTCCTCATTGGCTTGGCCGAAGACGTGCCCACTACCAACGGCGAGGTGAACGGTGCTCACTAA
- a CDS encoding cid1 family poly A polymerase domain-containing protein — MVRNRPQRRNDDRPRNGYADDRNRHSFRRSPPREPRFSQSRDRPYHDSDNWRPSDRRQDHRPRSYGDDRGGSDSYRPAVPQGDFTFRVEKPAGISEYAPAGQPSHRRQPRRDGRRGGPSRGFGRPRWQPPPHHSERALIAGIATDVPEESVHNNEAAKFRDLDELSDDDELDMDISSRSSQSDTEEPSRKRARTALADESAEATPKWSNPDPYTALPCPDETTRKKRDVVKLIRKARVEEATAKPAATSKAEDFLSFEPSDEEGDEASDDDKVDSQPPPTPRKEFSGSLPSKPPPPPTGVNSLPNKPVVTHTTPGPLGSRKRTADDEIIQPPDYGQLKKANMKPSKGDLVPNWAPKSHEEPCPWATVDHSATTDMPFRLHKEVMDFYHFVKPCDFEQAIRDRLVDNLRKAMKRDDRNFASAQLFPFGSFMSGLYLPTADMDMVVCSASFMRGGPATYLSARSWLYKFRKFLVAQRIAEFDAIEVIAHARIPLVKFVDRATGLRVDVSFENLGGVTAIETFARWKKEYPAMPILVTLIKHFLLMRGLNEPVNGGLGGFTVICLVVSMLQLMPQVQSRNLIPEHHLGEMLLEFFELYGRQFNYERNAISLTAPVGYIPKSKVTSFAYKNTNRLSIIDPNNPANDIAGSSSNMPGVTARFHDAYISLQRRMKEVAKDAKCGGILDVIFRGDYSSFRMQRNFLQHIHEKRA; from the exons ATGGTGCGAAATAGACCGCAGCGGCGCAACGACGACCGCCCGAGAAATGGCTATGCAGACGACCGAAACCGCCATTCCTTCCGACGCTCACCACCAAGGGAACCAAGATTCTCCCAGTCGCGCGACAGACCCTATCATGACTCTGATAATTGGAGGCCCAGCGACCGGAGGCAAGACCATCGTCCTCGGTCATATGGCGATGACCGTGGAGGCAGCGACTCATACCGGCCGGCCGTGCCCCAGGGAGACTTTACCTTCCGCGTCGAGAAACCAGCTGGCATCTCTGAATACGCGCCTGCCGGCCAGCCGTCACATCGCCGTCAACCTCGAAGGgacggaagaagaggcggccCGTCACGGGGATTTGGCAGACCCCGCTGGCAGCCGCCGCCCCATCATTCTGAACGCGCCTTGATCGCTGGCATCGCTACTGACGTGCCTGAGGAGAGTGTGCACAACAACGAGGCTGCGAAATTTCGCGATCTGGACGAGCTATCggacgatgacgagcttGATATGGACATCTCGTCACGATCGTCTCAGTCTGATACCGAAGAACCCTCTAGAAAAAGAGCGCGCACGGCCTTGGCCGACGAGTCTGCTGAAGCAACTCCTAAGTGGTCAAACCCAGACCCATACACGGCGCTGCCTTGTCCAGACGAGACCACTCGCAAGAAGCGAGACGTTGTGAAGCTTATCCGCAAGGCCAGGGTGGAAGAAGCTACAGCCAAGCCCGCTGCCACGTCAAAGGCTGAAGATTTCCTTTCGTTTGAACCTAGTGACGAGGAGGGCGACGAAGCTTCAGACGACGATAAGGTTGACTCTCAGCCACCACCAACGCCTCGAAAGGAATTTTCTGGCAGCCTTCCCAGCAagcctccacctcctcccaCGGGCGTAAATTCTCTCCCAAACAAACCTGTTGTTACCCATACCACCCCGGGTCCTCTTGGCTCTCGCAAGCGAACTGCAGACGACGAGATCATCCAACCACCAGATTACGGCCAGCTCAAGAAGGCAAACATGAAGCCATCTAAGGGAGACTTGGTGCCAAACTGGGCGCCGAAATCACACGAAGAGCCTTGCCCATGGGCAACTGTCGACCACTCTGCCACTACGGACATGCCTTTTCG TCTGCACAAGGAAGTTATGGATTTCTACCACTTTGTCAAGCCTTGTGACTTTGAGCAGGCGATTCGTGACCGCCTGGTGGACAACCTGCGAAAGGCCATGAAGAGGGATGACCGCAACTTTGCCAGCGCTCAGCTTTTCCCGTTTGGCTCCTTCATGTCTGGCCTCTATCTCCCAACTGCCGATATGGACATGGTCGTATGCTCCGCCAGCTTCATGAGAGGCGGCCCTGCCACGTACCTCAGCGCCAGAAGCTGGCTGTACAAGTTCCGCAAGTTTCTTGTAGCCCAGCGAATTGCCGAGTTCGATGCGATCGAGGTTATTGCCCACGCTCGAATCCCACTCGTCAAATTCGTCGACAGGGCCACCGGACTGAGAGTTGACGTATCCTTTGAGAACCTCGGCGGAGTCACGGCGATTGAAACTTTTGCgcgctggaagaaggagtATCCAGCAATGCCTATCCTCGTCACTCTGATCAAGCACTTTCTCCTCATGCGGGGCTTGAACGAACCCGTCAACGGAGGCTTGGGAGGATTTACCGTCATCTGCTTAGTCGTCAGCatgctgcagctcatgcCCCAGGTGCAGAGCCGCAACCTCATCCCGGAGCACCATCTTGGAGAGATGCTCCTCGAATTCTTCGAGCTGTACGGGCGCCAGTTTAACTATGAGAGGAATGCTATTTCGCTTACTGCTCCTGTTGGATATATCCCCAAG TCCAAGGTCACCAGTTTTGCGTACAAAAACACAAACCGCCTCTCCATCATTGATCCTAACAATCCCGCCAACGACATCGCTGGCTCCTCATCAAACATGCCCGGCGTCACGGCTCGTTTCCACGATGCTTACATCTCCCTGCAGCGCCGCATGAAAGAGGTCGCCAAAGATGCCAAGTGCGGCGGCATCCTCGATGTGATTTTCCGGGGAGACTACTCATCCTTCAGGATGCAGCGAAACTTTCTCCAGCACATACATGAGAAGCGTGCTTAA
- a CDS encoding major facilitator superfamily domain-containing protein, with protein sequence MLVKTEGGKTEISTRDVHLAAEKGQAATDRYGEALVAYDAVAERKLRLKIDLFIVPTVALLYLFCFIDRANIGNARIAGLASDLHLEGNDYNAVISVFFISYIVFEIPASLACKYIGPGWFLPMSTLLFGVCSLATGYVNTMAQAAGVRFLLGIFEAGMMPGIAYYLSRWYRRSELAFRLSLYIVMSPLAGAFGGLLASAILKLDHVGGVKSWRMIFVVEGIITIGLGLVGFFTLTDRPETARWLSQEEKDLAIARVKSERVGTTTVLDSMDRVKITRGIFNPVTLSTAFIFLLNNITVQGLAFFAPTIVATLFKGKTTIHQQLLTVPPYVVGAFFTVLFPLLSWRLDRRQIFIVLSAPMVMVGYAMFLGSTDQKVRYGATFLIASSAFALGPLTNAQVAANVVGDTARSAAIGTNVMMGNIGGLISSWAFLPFDAPNYHIGNGLNLATSGTVLVLAALMLVWMKRDNKKRGSKDIDAALAGLTDEQIENLDWKHPAFQWRY encoded by the exons ATGTTAGTTAAGACAGAGGGCGGAAAGACTGAAATATCGACGCGAGATGTGCACTTGGCAGctgaaaaaggccaagccgCTACAGATAG ATATGGCGAGGCTCTCGTCGCATATGATGCCGTAGCTGAGCGCAAGCTACGGCTTAAGATTgacctcttcatcgtcccAACCGTGGCTCTTCTCTatctcttctgcttcattgACCGTGCCAACATTG GCAATGCAAGAATTGCCGGCCTTGCGAGTGATCTTCACTTAGAGGGAAACGACTACAACGCCGTCAtatccgtcttcttcatctcctaCATCGTCTTCGAGATCCCAGCGAGCCTGGCGTGTAAATACATCGGGCCCGGGTGGTTTCTGCCCATGTCGACACTTCTCTTTGGCGTCTGCTCTCTGGCAACCGGCTACGTCAACACCATGGCCCAGGCCGCCGGCGTTCGCTTCCTTCTTGGAATCTTTGAAGCTGGCATGATGCCCGGAATTGCCTACTACCTGTCTCGCTGGTACCGCCGCTCCGAACTGGCCTTTAGACTGTCTCTCTACATTGTCATGTCGCCGCTGGCAGGGGCCTTTGGCGGTTTGCTGGcatctgccatcttgaagctcGATCACGTTGGCGGCGTCAAGTCGTGGCGCATGATTTTCGTTGTTGaaggcatcatcaccattggccttggcctggtTGGCTTCTTTACCCTGACGGACCGCCCAGAAACTGCGCGCTGGCTCTcacaggaagaaaaggaccTGGCCATCGCCCGTGTCAAGTCTGAGCGGGTTGGTACCACTACAGTCTTGGATAGCATGGACAGAGTAAAGATTACGAGGGGCATTTTCAACCCTGTGACGCTTAGCACAGCCTTCATATTCCTCTTGAACAACATCACAGTCCAGGGATTGGCCTTTTTCGCCCCAACAATCGTCGCTACTCTGTTCAAGGGCAAGACAACCATCCACCAACAGCTCCTCACCGTGCCCCCTTATGTAGTGGGAGCCTTCTTTACTGTCCTGTTTCCCCTGCTTAGCTGGCGTCTCGACAGACGCCAGATATTCATCGTCCTCTCTGCCCCCATGGTCATGGTAGGCTACGCAATGTTCCTTGGCTCAACGGACCAAAAAGTCCGCTACGGTGCAACCTTCCTCATCGCCTCCTCCGCGTTCGCCCTCGGGCCCCTGACAAACGCACAGGTCGCCGCGAATGTCGTCGGCGACACAGCCCGCAGCGCAGCCATTGGCACCAACGTGATGATGGGCAACATCGGGGGTCTGATCAGCAGCTGGGCGTTTCTCCCCTTTGACGCACCAAATTACCATATTGGAAATGGACTCAACTTGGCAACGTCGGGGACGGTCTTGGTGCTGGCtgcgctgatgctggtgtGGATGAAGCGGGATAATAAGAAGCGAGGAAGTAAGGATATTGATGCGGCGTTGGCTGGCTTGACGGATGAGCAGATTGAGAACTTGGACTGGAAGCATCCAGCCTTCCAGTGGAGATATTGA
- a CDS encoding nmrA-like family domain-containing protein → MGSEGRKLICVVGATGNQGGSVARRFLAAGFRVRGLTRNSSSPAAIELASQGAELFEANLDDPSSLDQAFAGANVIFSVTDYWEPFFHPESQYRHGKNIVDAAAKVAGSLDANGFLVSTLSHAGKCSGGKFKELYHFDSKADIFPTYVEEHYPELAAKMSCIQTGFFYTSFNILPHSYFGKLPDGRIEMAFATVPTKTIPHFAPVDDMGPFTYAVWQMPPGKHYMAAGTNCTWPEFIETWSKVSGVPATYRQISPEEMIKATGEPQLGGEITDMFLYSSQPGYDGGMDVLQAEDIRKAGIDCPMTTWEEWAKRQDWVAILARLHGTA, encoded by the exons ATGGGCTCTGAAGGAAGGAAGCTCATTTGCGTCGTCGGTGCCACTGGCAACCAAGGCGGCTCCGTAGCTCGGCGGTTTCTTGCCGCCGGATTCCGAGTCCGTGGTCTCACTCGcaattcttcctctcccgCAGCCATAGAGCTTGCATCACAAGGTGCAGAGCTGTTCGAGGCGAATCTCGACGATCCAAGCAGCCTCGACCAGGCATTTGCCGGTGCAAATGTCATTTTTAGCGTTACCGACTACTGGGAGCCCTTCTTCCACCCGGAGTCCC AGTATCGCCATGGCAAGAACATAGTCGACGCCGCTGCAAAGGTCGCGGGTTCGCTGGATGCAAATGGTTTCCTCGTTTCCACATTGAGCCACGCGGGCAAATGTAGCGGCGGCAAGTTCAAGGAGCTGTATCATTTCGACTCCAAGGCCGACATCTTCCCAACATACGTTGAGGAGCACTATCCCGAGCTTGCGGCCAAGATGTCGTGCATTCAAACGGGCTTTTTCTACACAAGTTTCAATATACTGCCGCATTCTTATTTTGGAAAA CTTCCTGATGGACGCATTGAGATGGCCTTTGCTACGGTTCCTACAAAGACCATTCCCCATTTCGCCCCCGTCGATGACATGGGCCCTTTCACCTATGCCGTCTGGCAAATGCCCCCTGGAAAGCATTACATGGCCGCGGGTACAAACTGCACCTGGCCAGAGTTTATCGAGACTTGGAGCAAAGTTTCTGGCGTTCCAGCCACCTACAGGCAGATTTCCCCCGAGGAGATGATTAAGGCAACTGGCGAGCCGCAGCTTGGCGGCGAGATTACCGACATGTTCTTGTACAGCTCGCAACCAGGTTATGACGGTGGTATGGACGTTTTACAAGCAGAGGATATCAGAAAG GCTGGCATTGACTGTCCTATGACAACTTGGGAGGAGTGGGCAAAGAGACAGGACTGGGTGGCTATTCTCGCTCGTCTGCATGGCACTGCTTAA
- a CDS encoding putative serine dehydratase domain-containing protein: MSSLVFFPTSPKEALVKEFVGKSIRDVPTPAAVMNKLELGWRAHVKTHKTVELTRLQVGEDVTRPANLIISTLSEAEFILPLLEEYKSKGRQVNFVYGLPISKGAVPRLAAIAKVLGEGSISVLLDDPAQLAAAAELEKQSGVKPLAHIKIDMGGKRAGVVESSERFVQVAEAALAAHKAGAVVLSGLYSHAGHSYGGDSRVAAVKMLRAEVDAMLSGADRLAAKAKETGVTLPTLVVSAGASPTALAAAVTELAELFRTVKSKGHAVEIHAGVYPTLDLQQLAAHSMASSKLSWRDIALTIVAEVHGVYPGRGTNGTDEALIGAGGLALGREFCKAYDGMAMVTPWGRNVPMPSCDVEDYEGWTVGRFAQEHGILTWAAGKRKTEKGLGPQGDAVEAGQLLRLWPNHACITSSHFGWYFVVDEDNAGHEDEIVDVWIKARGW, encoded by the exons ATGTCGtcgctcgtcttctttcccACCTCGCCCAAGGAGGCGCTGGTCAAGGAGTTTGTGGGCAAGTCGATCCGGGACGTGCCGACGCCTGCGGCCGTGATGAAC aagctggagctggggTGGAGGGCACACGTGAAGACGCACAAG ACTGTCGAGTTGACAAGGCTGCAAGTTGGAGAGGATGTGACAAGGCCCGCGAACTTGATTATCTCGACACTCTCAGAGGCCGAGTTTATACTGCCTTTGTTGGAGGAGTATAAGAGCAAGGGCCGGCAGGTCAAC TTTGTCTATGGCCTGCCCATCTCCAAGGGCGCCGTACCGCGGCTGGCGGCAATTGCAAAGGTGCTCGGCGAGGGCAGCATCTCAGTTCTTCTCGATGATCCCGCAcagctggcggcggcagcagagctggagaagcagtcCGGTGTGAAGCCGCTGGCGCACATCAAGATCGACATGGGCGGAAAGCGAGCCGGTGTCGTGGAGAGCAGCGAGCGCTTCGTGCAGGTTGCCGAGGCGGCTCTGGCAGCTCACAAGGCCGGAGCTGTGGTGCTATCCGGACTCTACTCACATGCCGGACACTCATATGGAGGAGATAGCCGTGTAGCTGCAGTCAAGATGCTGCGGGCTGAGGTCGATGCCATGCTGAGCGGCGCTGACAGActggctgccaaggccaaggagactGGCGTCACTCTGCCCACGCTGGTTGTCTCGGCGGGAGCATCTCCTACAGCTCTGGCA GCCGCTGTGACGGAGCTGGCGGAGCTGTTCCGGACAGTCAAGAGCAAGGGCCATGCGGTGGAGATCCACGCGGGTGTGTACCCGACCCTGGATCTACAGCAACTGGCGGCACACAGCATGGCCTCGTCCAAGTTGTCATGGCGAGATATTGCCCTCACCATTGTAGCTGAAGTTCACGGCGTGTATCCCGGCCGCGGTACAAACGGCACAGATGAAGCGCTGATTGGGGCGGGCGGACTGGCTTTGGGCCGTGAGTTCTGCAAGGCATACGacggcatggccatggtAACGCCGTGGGGACGAAATGTCCCGATGCCCTCCTGCGACGTTGAGGATTATGAGGGCTGGACGGTGGGCAGATTTGCACAGGAGCACGGCATCTTGACGTGGGCTGCCGGCAAGCGGAAGACTGAGAAGGGGCTGGGCCCTCAGGGGGATGCGGTGGAGGCGGGACAGTTGCTGAGACTGTGGCCGAACCATGCATGTATCACAAGCAGTCACTTTGGATGGTATTTCGTGGTGGATGAAGATAATGCTGGAcatgaggatgagattgtGGATGTTTGGATCAAGGCCAGGGGGTGGTAG
- a CDS encoding sugar transporter domain-containing protein yields the protein MKESTNVTNILFMTAFSGLLIGFNLASMTGILDVMKFSSDPTVPFQREMLASMIPFGSIMGALVTWLIVDQFGAPKTLGWATLVWAIGSGLMANSGRLTLLSIGRGIAGVGGRMLSAIVPAYMVEIAPKESRGSYMSLGILLINGIQFMATRLLGDKFSGSDPLNDPRPVVYALRISYLLQAIPGLAFLLFTMFLPNSPYHLAYKGHWREAHELMAALENRRTTDSKVLAHYEQMRQEIQARRADGQPQLRMLFHPSERYKLILGMFTQLWNQLCGIHVFLYHTTWTIGSAGVAWFHLAVFFIYLFNILSTAMSGSTLPDGVGRRPTLMAGSIVIISCLMTMGVVQVAFTKLNLGDLEGTYFDDIPYVIQNPGASNAVMVLASLFIVTYAATWGPTSWTYSTEILPPYLRSRGVALCTVSYWVGNLIMSLAVPRMLMRFDAKIYYLFALFNFFAFSHVAAEARETEGGPLEEMDDLFNSGRFAWEKQPRGVKFDFLVSRFENHPAVVDNTAAGPEQDSIELESMDGNTIGNTITNTITNGAAV from the exons ATGAAGGAATCAACAAATGTTACCAATATTCTCTTTATGACCGCTTTTA GCGGTCTTCTCATCGGTTTCAACCTGGCGTCCATGACGGGCATCCTCGATGTCATGAAGTTCTCATCCGACCCAACGGTGCCGTTTCAGCGAGAAATGTTAGCCTCCATGATACCCTTTGGCTCAATAATGGGGGCTCTCGTAACTTGGCTCATCGTTGATCAGTTCGGGGCACCGAAGACGTTGGGTTGGGCCACTCTGGTGTGGGCGATTGGAAGCGGTCTCATGGCCAACTCAGGAAGGCTTACGCTTCTGAGTATCGGAAGAGGCATAGCCGGCGTCGGGGGTAGAATGCTCAGTGCGATTGTGCCTGCATATATG GTTGAAATAGCCCCAAAGGAAAGTCGGGGATCATACATGAG CCTCGGTATCCTGTTGATAAATGGCATCCAGTTCATGGCAACCCGGCTCCTTGGGGACAAGTTTTCCGGAAGCGATCCGCTCAACGACCCGCGCCCTGTGGTTTACGCTCTTCGAATCTCATATCTCCTTCAAGCCATCCCTGGCCTTGCATTCCTGCTGTTTACAATGTTCTTGCCTAACAGCCCGTATCACCTTGCCTACAAGGGCCATTGGCGCGAGGCCCACGAACTGATGGCTGCGCTGGAAAATCGAAGGACGACTGATTCCAAAGTTCTGGCACACTATGAACAAATGCGACAAGAGATCCAAGCTCGACGCGCGGATGGACAGCCTCAGCTGCGAATGTTGTTCCATCCTTCGGAAAGGTATAAGCTCATACTGGGCATGTTTACGCAGTTGTGGAACCAGCTGTGTGGCATACATGTTTTCTTGT ACCACACTACCTGGACCATAGGTTCAGCGGGAGTCGCTTGGTTCCATTTGGCTGTGTTCTTTATATATCTATTCAACATCCTCAGCACCGCGATGTCGGGCTCGACACTACCGGATGGTGTGGGTCGGCGACCGACACTGATGGCCGGCTCCATAGTGATAATATCATGTCTTATGACAATGG GAGTGGTCCAGGTCGCATTTACCAAGCTCAACTTGGGGGACCTCGAGGGCACTTACTTTGACGACATCCCCTATGTCATCCAAAACCCCGGGGCTTCCAATGCCGTGATGGTTCTTGCTTCTCTGTTTATAGTCACATATGCGGCTACATGGGGCCCAACGTCTTGGACCTATTCAACAGAGATACTCCCGCCTTACCTTCGCAGCAGAGGGGTTGCGCTGTGTACGGTGTCCTATTGGGTCGGCAATTTGATCATGAGCCTTGCGGTACCTCGCATGC TCATGAGGTTCGA TGCCAAGATATACTACCTATTCGCCCTCT TCaacttctttgctttttcgcACGTGGCGGCTGAAGCTCGCGAGACCGAAGGAGGCCCGCTGGAGGAAATGGACGATCTCTTCAATTCAGGCCGCTTCGCATGGGAGAAACAGCCGAGGGGGGTCAAGTTTGATTTCTTGGTATCACGGTTTGAGAATCACCCGGCTGTGGTTGACAATACTGCTGCCGGGCCGGAGCAGGATAGTATTGAATTGGAATCAATGGACGGCAATACGATCGGCAATACGATCACCAATACGATTACCAATGGAGCTGCTGTATAG